The DNA window AATTAATGACTTGTTTGCAAGACAATGTTGTTTCATCTGTTGCTGTTACCTCTGATATTTGGTCTGGAAAGGCCAAAGAAGATTATCTGTCTGTTGTGGCTCATTTCATTAATGCTGATTGGCAATTAGAGAAAAGGGTGCTTGGTTTAAGGTTGATTGATGTCTCCCATAATGCTGAAAACATTGCTGAGCGTGTTAAAACTGTCCTTGCTGAGTATGGTATACATAACAAGGTTTTTTCTGTGACTTTGGATAATACATCTGCCAATAAAAATGCAATGGATAAACTAAAATCTATACTTAAAGAGTATTTAGGTGCTGATCTGTTTTTGCATCAACGATGTGCTTGTTATATTATTAACCTGATTGTTAAGGAAGCATTGGCTGCTGTTAATCCTCTCATTGACAACTTTAGAACTGCAATCTCTTTTTTGAACTCCTCTAGTCAAAGAATTGCTGCATACAAGAGTTATTGCATTGCTAGCAGTGTTAGACCTAGGAAGTTCTCACTGGACATGGATGTTAGGTGGAACTCCACCTACCTTATGCTGAAAACATTGTTACCTCACAGGAATACTTTCAGTACTTTCATTGAGGCTAATTACCCTAGACCTGTAGGTAGTCCTTTCCTGTTGACTGGGATATGGCAACTAAGATGTTGCAATTTCTTGAACTGTTTTATGACTCTACTGTTGCTTTATCTGGTGTGTACTATCCTACTTCTCCACTTATGATTCATCATATTGTTAAGATTGTTGTTCACCTACATAAATATCAACATGATGAACATCTGAGATCTGTTGTGCAGTCTATGATTGACAAATATAATAAGTACTGGAAGAACATACCTAATCTTCATTCCATTGCATTCATACTGGATCCAAGAGCTAAGATTAAGGGCTTTACCAAAGTGCTTAGAAAGTTGAATTCTCATTTTAATGTTGATTACACTAACAAGTTGCTGGACACCAGAGCTCTTCTTTTTAGAATGTACAACATGTATGATGCAATGTATGGCTCTGTTAGGCTCAAAAGGGCTGTTCTTGCATCCCTTTCTGGTAAAAAAAGAACAGCTTGGGCTGAcatttatgatgatgatgagtttgaCATTGGAGCTGGCTGTTCTTTCCTCCCTCCTAATCTTGATCAGTCCAGGGGTGTTTCTGCCACTTCTTTGCTACCGGCAGCTTCTGCTTCTAACTCTAGTGAGCTTGCATCCTACCTGGACTCTGACACAGTCAGCCAGTTAGATGATGATTTTGACCTCATGCAATGGTGGCATGAGCACAAGCTTACTTATCCTGTGCTTTCTattcttgcaaaagatatttttaCTGTGCCTATGTCAACCATTTCTTTATAATCTACCTTTAGCACTACTggcaggatcatcgaggagcATCGCCGGAGGCTGAACCCTGAACTGTGGAGGCACTAACCTGCATCAAGGACTGGGAGAATGCTGAATCAAGATTGCAGCACATGGTGGAGGATAAGGAGCTGGAAGAGGCCTTTGAAGCACTTTATCTTGATGTTGATTAAGTTCCCCATTTATGTAATGGTTATGTAATAGCTATTAAGACTTGGACATGCTGGAGGCTGGATGTAATGAACTTATGAAcaatcttaggagctggctgtactcttttcctatttagggtttctcacaagggtgagttttacctaaacaggtttttaatgaggcagccattgcacagCTCCTACTTTAATTAGTTTTAGTTTCAAAACTTGCCTGTGTTCTTTGCTGTTCTTTGCTCTTTGCTGTTTTTTGCTGGCATTGTCTGATGTTTTTGATGAGTTAGAAGTTATCTCTGTGAACTTATGATTTGAATGAATGCTTTTGTAATTTCAGTGTTAGGGCCGGCACGGGGCACGCTGGGCTGccgtgccggcacggcacgcTAGGCACGGTCCAGCAAgtttagtgccgtgcctgggcctgaactccggcacggcacggcacggcacgcctCATCAACCGTGCCTGCCGTGCCGTGCCCAGGTGGGCTAGGGCCATGTACTGCCGTGCCGGCCCGTTTGGAAATCTTTACCTGGAGGACAGGAGGACACCATCGACAAGGTTTGCTACCCTATCACTCAAAGTGTGTTTCTTTAGGTCTTTTGTCCATTTGGAGATGTGGAGCGGGTGCTTGTGTTTCGGGATTAGACCGTGTGTTTTCTTGGGTTAATTTTCAATC is part of the Miscanthus floridulus cultivar M001 chromosome 9, ASM1932011v1, whole genome shotgun sequence genome and encodes:
- the LOC136479719 gene encoding zinc finger BED domain-containing protein RICESLEEPER 2-like — translated: MTPGVGDADEGEFDHSQNDELRMCGLAGDDDEDDVREDCAELFGRSAADPLPCDQDAVPVHGEGADPDADGGDSEVVGSNRPSTSAVWDDFEKHFKKVLGKARPVRYAATCKHCKKQYSAYSANGTRHLTRHLKVCVKRREKCHMSQTQIGFNPDGSVRHWEYNADVARVELVRMLARLDLPLLIGETDAFKDYIKTAHNPAFAPVSKQTTARDLFKHFNGKREKLMTCLQDNVVSSVAVTSDIWSGKAKEDYLSVVAHFINADWQLEKRVLGLRLIDVSHNAENIAERVKTVLAEYGIHNKVFSVTLDNTSANKNAMDKLKSILKEYLGADLFLHQRCACYIINLIVKEALAAVNPLIDNFRTAISFLNSSSQRIAAYKSYCIASSVRPRKFSLDMDVRWNSTYLMLKTLLPHRNTFSTFIEANYPRPSMIDKYNKYWKNIPNLHSIAFILDPRAKIKGFTKVLRKLNSHFNVDYTNKLLDTRALLFRMYNMYDAMYGSVRLKRAVLASLSGKKRTAWADIYDDDEFDIGAGCSFLPPNLDQSRGVSATSLLPAASASNSSELASYLDSDTVSQLDDDFDLMQWWHEHKLTYPVLSILAKDIFTDWENAESRLQHMVEDKELEEAFEALYLDVD